From the Winogradskyella forsetii genome, the window GATATCGTGAGTAGTTATCAATCCACTCCCGTATAATAAATCCTGCCAATCGGTGTTGTTGCCTAAAAACTCATCATTTGCTAAGCCATAAATTGGGGTGCCACCTCTATTAGCGGCAACATCGGCGCGCAATTGTATAAGTTGGGCAGAATTCATTAAAGGGTACTTTGCAAACACTTCTTTTATCCCGTAAAACGTATTATAGTTGATCCTGGCTTTTTGTCCTTTAGAACCCGTTTTAGTTGTAATAAGGATAACACCATTTGCTCCTCTAGAGCCGTAAATAGCTGTAGCTGAGGCATCTTTCAAAATTTCTAAGCTCTCAATATCATTAGGATTAATATCGTTAATTCCACCTGCGAAAGGTATCCCATTAAGGACAATTAATGGATTATTATCTGCGGAGAGTGAACGCACTCCACGTATGCGTATTTGAGGAGCTGACCCAGGTCTGGTACTAGTAGTTTGGATATTCACACCTGCTGCTCTACCTTGAAGGGCCTGTTGAAAGTTGGCACTTTGCACTTCATTTAATTCTTCACCCTTAATAGAAACCACAGAACCAGTAACCGATTCTTTGCTCTGGGTTCCGTATCCGATTACAACTACTTCGTCTAACAAAGCCAAATCGGGCTCTAAAGTTACATTTATATTCGTTTGATTGTTGATTGGGACTTCTTTTGTGATGTATCCTAAATAACTGAATACCAATATACCATCTGAAGGCACATTATTGAGGGTATAATTACCATCAAAATCTGTGGCTGCACCATTGCTAGTGCCCTTTAAAATCACATTCGCTCCAGGAATTGGACCTTCAGCATCAGAAACTTTACCAGTAACTGTTGCTTGAGCATTCATTCCTGCGCAAAAGAATACAGTTAGAAATAAAAATCCTAACCATTTAATATTTTTCCTTTTAAAAAATAAAAAGTTCGTCATATAAATTTAGTTTAGAAATTGAAATTAATTAATTAGTTAATGAGTCTTTTTAAGAAAATTGAGTAATGACTATTATAATATGAGTTCAATCATGAAAAATCAGACTATCATTATTTGATTCATTATTTCAATTTATTTATAATTTTTTGAGTTTAGCTAGCATCTTTGGAAACTAGGGTTAATGATTAAAGGAGTTTTTCGTCATATAGGGATTTTATTTGAATTGTTATATTGAAATTTTTAAAAAAACATGTTCTATATTGTCCGATGTCTGTATTATATTATCAAATGTAAATAATACATTTTTAAAAAGCAACCGATTGTGTAAAAATTTTGTTAAAAATATTTTTTTGCCATACTTTTAATAAGAATATGCTAACTAGCTATTGGGGTTAACCTAAATGATTCTTATATCAGAGACGTTTTAATGATTCTTATCTTCAATCACGGTAAAGTTTATTCTTTGTAAGGTTTTAAGGGGCTGATTAGGCCGCTGTCATCATGAATAAGCTCACTCACCTTAACAGATCGCAAATGCGTCACTCCTTTTGATAAACTAGAGTCATGGTAAAATAAATACCATTTTTCTTCCACTTTACAAATAGAGTGGTGCGACGTCCAGCCTACAACAGGTTCCAGAATGATACCTTTATAAGTAAAAGGTCCATACGGACTGTCACCCATGGCATAACATATAAAATGGGTGTCTCCTGTTGAGTATGAAAAATAATATTTACCATTGTGCTTGTGTAGCCACGCGGCCTCGAAAAAACGTCTATCGTTGTCACCAGCCAATATCGGTTGACCATTTTCATCAAGAATCATAATGTCTTTTGGTGCTTCTACAAACTCTAATAAATCATCAGTCATTTTAGCCACTTTTGGCATAAGGGATACTTCATCATCTTCAGGAAGATGTGCGGTTGGACTATCGGGTTGTTGAGCATTAAAGGTTCCTGTTCTCCAACGTTGTAGTTGTCCGCCCCATAAACCTCCAAAGTACATATAATAGCTTCCGTCTTCATCTTCAAAAACTGCAGGATCTATGGAAAAACTCTCTTTTATGGCTTCGGGTTGTGGTGTAAATGGTCCTGTTGGCGAATTACTTATGGCTACACCTATTTTAAAAATACCATCATAACCTTTTGCTGGAAAAAATAAATAATATTTACCGTCTTTGTGAGCAGCATCTGGTGCCCACATTTGTTTTTCGGCCCAAGCAACGTCTTTCACATGTAGAGCTAAACCATTATCTACAGCTTCACTATCAATAGTATCCATTGATATCACATGATAGTCTTCCATTGCAAAATGGCTGCCTAAATCATCGAATGCTTCACCACCATCAATGTCGTGCGAAGGATAGATGTAAATTTTTCCATTAAAATAATGAGCGGAAGGATCTGCTGTATAAATATGTGAAACAAGCGGTTGTGCGATAGCTTTTTTATTTAAAGCATTGAAATCAATATGTTCTATATTATCTTCAGGCATTGTATTGTAATTTAAATGTTATCTTCTTTCTTTGAGTTCTGCTTCAATCTGTAGTTCCATTTTCTTGTTGATTTCATAGAAAAATAATAGACCGACACCCATTAAAAAGGGTATGGCAGGATATATGCTTACTAATAACCGCGTGCCTTCAATAGCACTTTCGGGTTGTATCGTTGGGACGCCTTGTATTGCAGCTTCTTTTGTGATATAACCATATAATCCTAAAATCCAAGCCACAAGAGCACTACCAATGCTCAAACCGCCTTTTAGACCAACCATCATTGCCGAAAAAATAATAGCGGTTGCTCGTCTGTTAGTTTTCCATTCAGAAAAATCGGCAACATCTGCAATCATAGTCCATAATATAGGTGTGCTAATACCATAGAAAAACATATGTAATATTTGCGCTCCAAAAATGATACCTACTGCTTTTGGAGGATAGAAATAGAATGATATTATGAATAAGGTTGAAATAAATAAAGATGCCCCAAAAACATTACGTTTGCCGTATTTGTCCGCAAGCTTTTTTGAAAGTGCTATACCTAATAGCCCTACCAAAATTCCGCCACCATTAAAAACACCCAAGCCTAAGGATGTATCATTCTCAAAGGTAGGTAAGAAGCTTTTTAGTGGATTTAAAAAGGCGTTAAGACTTTCTTGATTTACATAGTTTTCAAAATAATATACATAAGAACCTCCCTTCATAGCTAAAGTTACAAAAATGAGCGTGGTAAGGGTGAGCATAATTATCCAAGGTTTGTTCTTGAATAAATCGCCTAAGTCTTCTTTAATACTTGATTTTTGTTCTGGTTTTGGTACAACGCGTTCTTTGGTAGTGAAAAACGTGATTAATAGCATAACTGTACCAATAATGGCCAGCCAAGTCATTACAGTTTCCATTCCAGCAGCTTTATTACCGTCGCCTGCTTTCAAAATTAAATCGTACATAAACACCTGAACGAAAAATTGTGCACCCATAACGGCTATAAATCGATAAGCCGAAAGACTATTTCGTTCTTTCATATCGCCCGTAATTACACCACTTAAAGCAGAGTATGGTAAATTGTTAGCAGCATACAATAAAAGCAAAAGGGTATAGGTAATAACGGCATAAATGACTTTTCCTTTGTACGAAAAATCAGGTGTGCTAAAGGCTAACATAGCAGCAACTCCTAGAGGAATTGCGGTCCATAAAATCCATGGTCTAAATTTTCCCCACTTACTAACCGTTCTATCTGCTATAACACCCATTAGTGGGTTAAATGCAAAAGCAGCAATTAGCCCAACAATTAAGGTGACGGCAGAAGCGTCGTTGGCTTTAAGTCCATAAATATCCGTATAAAAATAGGCTAAATAGGTAACTAACGTTTGGAAAACTAAATTTGCGGCAAGGTCTCCCAAGCTATATCCGATTTTTTCTTTTACGGATAATTTATGTGATTCTAAGCTCATGTAAGTACGAGTTAATTAGCAGGTTGTTTGTCAAATCTTTCTTTCAAAGCAATAATACTATCATAAGCCGCTTTGGGTTTTAAGTCTCTATCAAAAAGTAATGGATAGTTGGTTCTTCCTCTAATTGGAAAACCATTTAACCAAGATTGTCCATCACTTACGCCCCAAAAAGTGACTCTACTAATCTTGTCTTTGTGTTTAAGAAAGATGTTGAAAATGTCTTTGTACCTATTTGCTAATTTTACTTGAATAGAATCTGGTAACGATTCCTTATAAGGATTCATACCTTCACTGTTCTCAAAGTTTTGACTTATTTCTGCACCTTCTAAATCATAAGGATTTGGTAAAACGCTCACATCTAATTCTGTTATTGCGACTTTAACGCCAAGTTCCGAATAGTCCAAAATACTCTGTTCAATGTCTTCAAGAGAAGGTGAGTTTAAGTGCCAGTGACCTTGCATACCGATACCATCTACTTTAATTCCTTGATCTAAAATATTTTTTACCATTCTAATCGCACCTTTTCGTTTATCAACATTGGTCATGTTGTAATCGTTGTAATATAAATCTACATCAGGATCAATTTCTGCGGTCCATTTAAAGGCAGATGCTAAATAATCTTCGCCCATTTTTTTTAGAAAAATAGAGTTTCTTAAAGTGCCATCTTCATTTAAAGCTTCATTCACAACATCCCAAGAATCAATTTTTCCCTTGAAGTGTGTTGTGATATCTTTCACATGTTTTTCGGCAACATCAGCAAACTCTAAACTATCTTCTATAGTTCTGAACCATGGTGAGAGCTGACTATGCCATATCAGTGTGTGGCCATGAATAAACATATCGTATTTTTCGCCTAAAGCCACGAATTTATCTGCTATTTCAAAATTAAATGTGTCTCTTTTCGGATGCATGTGTACTGATTTCATCATGTTTTCAGCAGTAATGCTGTTAAACTCTTTACCAACAATGGCTGCCATGGTAGAGTCCGTTTCGTCAATTTGAAATCGGTTTACTGCGGTTCCTATATAAAATGCATCTTTATAAACATTTCTAAGGGTATTTGGCTGTGAAGGTGCCTCTTCAGTTTTTTTACAGCTAAATACAACTGTAAACATTACTAGGATTAGTAGGATTTGTTTTGATATTTTCATCATTATTTTTGTTTAGTTAATTTCATAATTAATCAATTTTTAAACTTGCAGGTGGCCCTAAATAGGTTTCCTTTAAATTACTTTTTTCAGTTTCTATAATGATTCGTTGCAGTACTAAACCTTCATCCACTCTATAATAGTTTAAGGTATGATTTCCTGGCTTGTCAATTTTAAATTCTGTAGTAACGATCTTTATATTATCTCCAACGTTGCTATGCCAATTTTTTGGAACTTTACCATTATAGTTGAAAATATTAGGATCCGAATCGTAATTAACTAGTGTTGGTGAGTCTTTATCAAACGATAAACCATAATACATGCCTTCCCTTGTTGAATAGTTAATGGTAGGCGAAAAGTACATATGCACTTTAACTGTTCCTGTATTTTGTAAATTAATATCGTAAGATAATTTTGGTGATTTTTTAGACAGTTCAACCCGGCCTTTGTCTATTGGTAATGAGATTACGGAAGCACCTGTTTTTCCTAAATTATCAACCACTTTCCATTGAAATGATTTCGGTGCATGTTTTTTAGAGAAATCCGCTGCATTTATGGCTATGTAACCATTATTTTCAACAAATCCCTCAACTTTTTTTGTTTCGAAATTATTTATTTTTAGATGAACAGGAATAGCTTTTCCATTACCAGATACAGTGACCATGGATGTATGGTTACCCTTTGGTGCTTTTTCCCAGTCGATGCTAATTTCAATGGTTTTTTGTTCTTCAATGCGACCTGAGGCTTCATTTATTATTATCCACTCATCCTTAGGTTCAACTGAATAGTCAAAGGTTTCTGTACCTCGATTAAATATTTCAATGCTATAGTTTTGGTTGTTCACTGGGTCAAAAACAGGAAGCATAGCATTGTCATTATCTCCAGACCACCATTCCTTCGAATTTTCTACAGACAAACCCATTTCTGCATTATCAGCTGGGTCAATTTTAAAAGTTTCTGGTATTTGATTAAATCTCGGTTCTTGCCAAATTTCATAACCAATATGTACCTGAGACATCATGTGGTTCCATTTGCCATCAGCCATATCGTTGTGATAAAAATTGGTTAACTCACGGTCTTTCATGAATAATTCGCGCACCTTATCGGCATATTTATTTGTTGCGGCTCTACCTTGTTGTGCATACAAATTATTTTTTGCTGCACTAACATAGAGTTCATTAAGGTTGGCACTTGCCAGAACGGGAAATAATACCAATTGATAATAAGCATCCTTGTAATTTCCGGGAAGTTCATCGTAGATTTTTTGTGCTTTTTCGGCTAAAGTATTATACTCTGAGACTACGGTATCGGCTTCGTTATAATTGGTTAAGCTATACGTTGAAGGGTCAATTAATTCATGTTTTCTTCGTGCATTGAACTTTGTGTAAGTTTTCATAATGTTAGCGATGGCTTCAGTTTCTATACCATCAAAAACTTCGTTAGCCCAT encodes:
- a CDS encoding glycoside hydrolase family 43 protein; this translates as MPEDNIEHIDFNALNKKAIAQPLVSHIYTADPSAHYFNGKIYIYPSHDIDGGEAFDDLGSHFAMEDYHVISMDTIDSEAVDNGLALHVKDVAWAEKQMWAPDAAHKDGKYYLFFPAKGYDGIFKIGVAISNSPTGPFTPQPEAIKESFSIDPAVFEDEDGSYYMYFGGLWGGQLQRWRTGTFNAQQPDSPTAHLPEDDEVSLMPKVAKMTDDLLEFVEAPKDIMILDENGQPILAGDNDRRFFEAAWLHKHNGKYYFSYSTGDTHFICYAMGDSPYGPFTYKGIILEPVVGWTSHHSICKVEEKWYLFYHDSSLSKGVTHLRSVKVSELIHDDSGLISPLKPYKE
- a CDS encoding endo-1,4-beta-xylanase — translated: MMKISKQILLILVMFTVVFSCKKTEEAPSQPNTLRNVYKDAFYIGTAVNRFQIDETDSTMAAIVGKEFNSITAENMMKSVHMHPKRDTFNFEIADKFVALGEKYDMFIHGHTLIWHSQLSPWFRTIEDSLEFADVAEKHVKDITTHFKGKIDSWDVVNEALNEDGTLRNSIFLKKMGEDYLASAFKWTAEIDPDVDLYYNDYNMTNVDKRKGAIRMVKNILDQGIKVDGIGMQGHWHLNSPSLEDIEQSILDYSELGVKVAITELDVSVLPNPYDLEGAEISQNFENSEGMNPYKESLPDSIQVKLANRYKDIFNIFLKHKDKISRVTFWGVSDGQSWLNGFPIRGRTNYPLLFDRDLKPKAAYDSIIALKERFDKQPAN
- a CDS encoding MFS transporter, with amino-acid sequence MSLESHKLSVKEKIGYSLGDLAANLVFQTLVTYLAYFYTDIYGLKANDASAVTLIVGLIAAFAFNPLMGVIADRTVSKWGKFRPWILWTAIPLGVAAMLAFSTPDFSYKGKVIYAVITYTLLLLLYAANNLPYSALSGVITGDMKERNSLSAYRFIAVMGAQFFVQVFMYDLILKAGDGNKAAGMETVMTWLAIIGTVMLLITFFTTKERVVPKPEQKSSIKEDLGDLFKNKPWIIMLTLTTLIFVTLAMKGGSYVYYFENYVNQESLNAFLNPLKSFLPTFENDTSLGLGVFNGGGILVGLLGIALSKKLADKYGKRNVFGASLFISTLFIISFYFYPPKAVGIIFGAQILHMFFYGISTPILWTMIADVADFSEWKTNRRATAIIFSAMMVGLKGGLSIGSALVAWILGLYGYITKEAAIQGVPTIQPESAIEGTRLLVSIYPAIPFLMGVGLLFFYEINKKMELQIEAELKERR